Proteins found in one Mucilaginibacter gracilis genomic segment:
- a CDS encoding porin family protein, whose protein sequence is MKRILLTLVTLVVISTGTKAQFVLGLKGGVNVSKINTDNFTQSSMAGYLFGAFARIGKGLYLEPEIYASSKGGQFNYDANGTTAGGNAKVRFTTLDVPVLIGQSFGASSFNIRAMVGPVYSYVLDRNTTFSDNLGAAYRDLGDYNHSTLGYQAGLGIDLGNIALDARYEGGLTSINQKYGERPNLWSFSIGFKIL, encoded by the coding sequence ATGAAAAGGATTTTATTAACACTTGTTACCCTCGTGGTTATCAGTACAGGCACTAAAGCTCAATTTGTATTAGGTTTAAAAGGCGGCGTTAACGTTTCAAAAATAAATACCGATAACTTTACCCAATCAAGCATGGCAGGTTACTTGTTTGGGGCATTTGCACGTATTGGTAAAGGATTATACTTAGAACCCGAAATTTATGCAAGCAGCAAAGGCGGGCAATTTAATTACGATGCTAACGGCACCACCGCTGGCGGCAATGCCAAAGTAAGGTTTACCACGCTGGATGTTCCGGTTTTAATTGGCCAATCGTTCGGTGCAAGCAGTTTTAACATCAGGGCAATGGTTGGCCCGGTTTACTCGTATGTTTTGGATAGGAACACCACCTTCTCTGATAACCTTGGCGCGGCCTACCGCGATCTGGGCGATTATAACCACAGCACGCTGGGTTACCAAGCCGGTTTAGGTATCGATCTGGGTAATATTGCCCTTGATGCCCGCTACGAAGGTGGGCTTACCAGCATTAACCAAAAATACGGCGAACGCCCCAACCTTTGGAGTTTTAGCATTGGCTTTAAAATATTGTAA
- a CDS encoding SDR family oxidoreductase, which translates to MQMQKLFDLSGKTAVVTGCNRGIGKAMALSLAAAGADIIGVSASIALSGSEVEQEVTALGRKFKAYQCDFGNRVALEAFAKQVLAENATIDILVNNAGTIMRKPAAEHPNDYWDTVLNINLDAPFILTREVGKRMIEQGYGKVIFTASLLTFQGGINVPGYAASKGAIGSLTKAFANEWASKGVNVNAIAPGYIATDNTEALRADPDRSKSILDRIPAARWGQASDLGGATIFLASSASDYINGVILPVDGGWLGR; encoded by the coding sequence ATGCAAATGCAAAAATTATTTGATCTGTCCGGCAAAACGGCTGTAGTAACTGGTTGTAATCGTGGTATAGGTAAGGCAATGGCATTGTCGCTTGCCGCAGCCGGGGCCGATATTATTGGCGTTTCGGCTTCCATCGCACTAAGCGGAAGCGAAGTTGAACAGGAAGTTACAGCACTGGGCCGTAAATTTAAAGCCTACCAATGCGATTTTGGTAACCGCGTAGCGCTCGAGGCATTTGCCAAACAGGTATTAGCCGAAAACGCAACCATTGATATACTGGTAAATAATGCCGGTACCATTATGCGCAAACCTGCCGCCGAACATCCTAATGATTACTGGGACACGGTTTTAAACATTAACCTCGACGCCCCTTTTATTTTAACGCGCGAAGTTGGTAAACGCATGATTGAGCAGGGCTATGGCAAGGTAATATTCACTGCATCGCTATTAACGTTTCAAGGGGGTATTAACGTACCGGGTTATGCGGCAAGTAAAGGCGCAATTGGCAGCTTAACAAAAGCGTTTGCTAACGAATGGGCATCAAAGGGTGTTAATGTGAATGCTATTGCACCGGGCTATATTGCTACCGACAATACCGAAGCTTTAAGGGCAGACCCCGACAGAAGTAAATCTATTTTAGACCGCATACCTGCAGCACGCTGGGGCCAGGCAAGTGACCTGGGCGGTGCAACTATATTTTTAGCATCATCCGCATCCGACTATATCAACGGCGTTATACTACCTGTTGACGGCGGCTGGCTGGGACGCTAA
- a CDS encoding S41 family peptidase yields the protein MEKRRVVITKKYKKIGIGAAIISLPLILWSFNDDLFQISKNLEVFTGVYREININYVDEVNPSKLVKTGVDAMLDGLDPYTEFVPESEIEDYKLRYVSTQYGGIGASIFSKDKKVIISEVAEGFPAQKADIRAGDELLKINDIDLSTKSGDEVSSLLKGSKGAPVKLLIKRDGVAEPITKDLIRDEIKQPNVSYFGMVEGNMGYIKLDKFLENSGDEVTNALVNLKKNNPNGIILDLRSNGGGILQEAVKIVNLFVAKDVEVVSQKGKVREKNYTYRTYNNPIEPNLPLVVLVNSHSASASEIVAGSLQDLDRAVVIGQRSYGKGLVQQTFNTPYNSLVKITIAKYYTPSGRCIQSLDYTHRKDDGTVDRVADSVMHEFKTKDGRSVYDGSAIYPDVVVKQERFANITQSLVGKLLIFDYATQYRKTHPQLPSAKTYALTDADFGDFTRFLTKKDYSYSNPSEKVLKELKNATTKDGEFAQIKTEYEALQAKLTAAKTNDLTQHKTEIKQVLENEIVSRYYYDKGRYECNFKYDKELAQAVKTMQDKNLMAAILKGEGQYKVIGKPQITMAAAKPESKTEEN from the coding sequence ATGGAGAAGAGGCGCGTTGTGATTACTAAAAAGTACAAAAAGATAGGGATAGGTGCAGCAATTATATCACTTCCTTTAATTTTATGGAGCTTTAACGACGATCTTTTCCAGATATCAAAAAACCTGGAGGTTTTTACTGGTGTTTACCGCGAAATAAACATTAACTACGTTGACGAAGTAAATCCATCAAAACTGGTTAAAACCGGGGTTGATGCGATGCTTGACGGCCTGGACCCTTACACCGAATTTGTACCCGAATCGGAAATTGAAGATTATAAGCTTAGATACGTAAGCACACAATATGGCGGTATAGGTGCCAGTATCTTCTCCAAAGATAAAAAGGTCATCATATCTGAAGTTGCCGAAGGCTTTCCGGCACAGAAAGCAGATATACGCGCCGGCGACGAATTGCTTAAAATAAACGACATTGATTTATCTACCAAAAGCGGCGACGAGGTTAGTAGTTTGCTTAAAGGCAGCAAAGGGGCACCCGTTAAATTATTAATTAAACGCGATGGCGTGGCCGAACCAATAACCAAGGATCTTATCCGCGATGAAATTAAACAGCCCAATGTATCATACTTTGGTATGGTTGAGGGTAATATGGGTTACATAAAGCTGGATAAGTTTCTGGAGAACTCGGGCGATGAGGTTACCAATGCCCTGGTGAATTTGAAAAAAAATAACCCAAACGGTATTATACTTGATCTGCGCTCTAACGGTGGCGGTATTTTGCAGGAAGCCGTAAAAATTGTGAACCTGTTTGTGGCCAAAGACGTTGAAGTGGTATCGCAAAAAGGAAAAGTTCGCGAAAAAAACTACACTTACCGTACTTACAATAATCCTATCGAACCCAATTTGCCGTTGGTGGTTTTGGTAAACAGCCATTCAGCCTCGGCTTCCGAAATTGTTGCAGGCTCGCTGCAGGATTTGGACCGTGCGGTTGTTATAGGGCAGCGTAGTTATGGCAAGGGCCTGGTTCAGCAAACTTTTAATACCCCTTATAACAGTTTGGTTAAAATTACCATAGCTAAATATTACACGCCGTCGGGCCGTTGCATCCAGTCTCTCGACTATACACACCGTAAAGACGACGGCACGGTTGACCGCGTTGCCGATTCGGTAATGCATGAATTTAAAACCAAAGACGGACGCTCTGTTTACGATGGCAGTGCCATATACCCCGATGTTGTGGTTAAGCAAGAGCGTTTTGCCAATATTACCCAAAGCCTGGTGGGTAAATTGCTAATTTTTGATTACGCCACTCAATACCGCAAAACACACCCGCAATTGCCCAGTGCTAAAACTTATGCTTTGACCGATGCCGATTTTGGCGATTTTACGAGGTTTTTAACTAAAAAGGATTACTCGTATAGTAACCCATCAGAAAAGGTATTAAAGGAGCTTAAAAACGCTACCACCAAAGACGGCGAGTTTGCACAGATAAAAACCGAATACGAGGCTCTGCAAGCTAAACTGACCGCTGCCAAAACCAATGACTTAACCCAGCACAAAACTGAAATTAAACAGGTTTTGGAAAACGAAATCGTATCTCGTTACTATTATGACAAGGGGCGCTACGAATGCAACTTTAAATATGACAAGGAACTTGCACAGGCGGTAAAAACCATGCAAGATAAAAACCTGATGGCCGCAATACTGAAAGGCGAGGGCCAGTATAAAGTTATAGGCAAACCGCAAATTACAATGGCAGCCGCCAAACCCGAAAGCAAAACCGAAGAGAATTGA
- a CDS encoding Lrp/AsnC ligand binding domain-containing protein, whose protein sequence is MSHKKAQNLEIDNLDIQILSILMKNATTPYTEIAKDLIVSGGTIHVRMKKLEEMGVIKGANLEVDPQKLGYDITAFLGIYLEKGSQYNEAVKQLKEIKEIVELHYTTGEWSIFAKIVCHDTNHLREVLNENIQSVKGIQRTETFISLEESIKRQITLD, encoded by the coding sequence ATGTCTCACAAAAAAGCCCAAAATTTAGAAATTGATAATTTGGATATACAAATTTTATCAATATTGATGAAAAATGCGACCACCCCATACACCGAGATCGCTAAGGATCTGATCGTATCGGGCGGAACCATCCATGTGCGTATGAAAAAGCTTGAAGAAATGGGCGTAATTAAGGGCGCCAATCTCGAAGTTGATCCTCAAAAGTTAGGATATGACATTACAGCTTTTTTAGGTATCTACCTGGAAAAAGGTTCGCAGTACAACGAAGCCGTTAAACAACTCAAAGAGATTAAGGAGATTGTTGAACTGCATTATACCACCGGCGAATGGAGCATTTTTGCTAAAATTGTATGCCACGATACTAACCACCTGCGCGAGGTATTGAACGAGAACATACAAAGTGTAAAAGGCATCCAGCGTACAGAAACCTTTATATCGCTTGAAGAAAGCATTAAAAGGCAAATTACACTGGACTAA
- a CDS encoding glycoside hydrolase family 28 protein: MNKILKLSFGLLAIGNCALAQFPGINLPKVKQVGFKTDTFNIKQYNAKGDGITLNTKSINDAITACSTKGGGVVLVQGGVWLTGPIDLKSNVNLHLDRDAVLLFTKDFDQYPIVEGTYEGLPAGRCKSPISGKDLQNIAITGSGIIDGNGDAWRMVKKDKLSENQWQDKVNSGGVLSADKKTWYPTQKSFNGSQATDPGVLKDGRTIKDFEVYKDFLRPNLVVLNNCKKVLLEGVTFQNSPAWNLHPFLCADVTLRAVTVKNPWYAQNGDGIDLESSTNALIENSTFDVGDDGICIKSGRDEAGRKLGKPTENVIVRNCVVYHAHGGFVIGSEMSGGAKNIFVYNCSFLGTDVGLRFKTARGRGGVVENIYVTNINMKDIGAEAILFDMYYMAKDPVVLAGEKREAPKVEALPVTEATPKFTDFHVSNIVCNGAATALFIRGLPEMNISGIYLNNLVIKAKKGVVCTEATGVYIKNLQLITEETNPVISIDNSQSINLDNITYNANSNLLFRVSGSKTENVAVSNTSTAAVKNKVEFKDGATAKSITIK, translated from the coding sequence ATGAACAAAATATTAAAGTTAAGTTTTGGCCTGCTGGCTATCGGGAACTGTGCTTTGGCGCAATTCCCCGGCATTAACCTGCCTAAGGTTAAGCAGGTAGGTTTTAAAACCGATACCTTTAATATTAAGCAATACAACGCCAAAGGAGACGGTATTACCTTAAATACCAAAAGTATAAACGATGCCATTACGGCTTGCAGTACTAAAGGGGGTGGTGTAGTTTTAGTACAGGGCGGCGTGTGGCTCACAGGGCCTATTGACCTTAAAAGCAATGTAAACCTACACCTTGACCGCGATGCCGTTTTGCTTTTTACCAAAGACTTTGACCAATACCCCATTGTTGAAGGCACTTACGAAGGTTTACCTGCCGGCAGATGTAAATCGCCGATAAGCGGTAAAGATTTGCAAAACATTGCAATTACGGGTAGCGGCATAATTGATGGTAATGGCGATGCCTGGCGAATGGTGAAAAAAGATAAACTGAGCGAAAACCAATGGCAGGACAAAGTAAATTCGGGTGGTGTATTAAGTGCCGATAAAAAAACCTGGTATCCTACCCAAAAATCATTCAATGGCTCGCAAGCTACCGATCCTGGTGTTTTAAAAGATGGCCGTACCATTAAAGATTTTGAGGTTTATAAAGATTTTTTGCGTCCCAATTTGGTTGTACTCAACAATTGCAAAAAAGTGCTGCTTGAAGGCGTTACCTTTCAAAACTCCCCAGCCTGGAACTTGCATCCATTTTTGTGTGCCGATGTTACCTTGCGCGCTGTAACTGTTAAAAACCCATGGTATGCACAAAATGGCGATGGTATTGATCTGGAATCGAGCACAAATGCATTGATCGAGAACAGCACTTTTGATGTGGGCGACGATGGTATCTGCATTAAATCGGGCAGAGACGAGGCTGGCCGTAAACTGGGCAAGCCAACCGAGAACGTGATAGTACGTAACTGCGTAGTTTACCATGCACATGGCGGCTTTGTTATCGGCAGCGAAATGAGCGGCGGGGCAAAAAACATCTTTGTTTACAATTGCTCGTTTTTAGGTACCGATGTGGGCCTGCGTTTTAAAACAGCACGCGGCCGCGGTGGTGTGGTAGAAAATATTTATGTTACCAATATTAACATGAAAGATATTGGCGCCGAAGCTATTTTGTTTGACATGTATTATATGGCTAAGGACCCCGTTGTACTTGCCGGCGAAAAACGTGAAGCTCCCAAAGTTGAAGCATTACCCGTTACCGAAGCTACCCCTAAATTTACCGATTTCCACGTAAGCAATATTGTTTGTAACGGAGCGGCCACCGCCCTATTTATACGCGGCCTGCCCGAAATGAATATATCGGGCATATACCTTAACAATTTGGTTATTAAAGCCAAAAAAGGTGTTGTTTGTACCGAAGCAACCGGCGTTTATATTAAAAACCTGCAACTGATAACAGAGGAAACCAATCCGGTTATCAGCATTGATAATAGCCAGAGCATTAACCTGGACAACATTACTTACAACGCCAACAGCAATTTGCTTTTCAGGGTATCCGGAAGTAAAACTGAAAACGTAGCGGTAAGCAACACCAGTACTGCAGCAGTTAAAAACAAGGTAGAGTTTAAAGATGGTGCTACCGCAAAATCAATCACTATAAAATAG
- the kduI gene encoding 5-dehydro-4-deoxy-D-glucuronate isomerase — MEQRYHNSAKEVSTMTTAELRGNFLVDSLMKADEIEFVYSHYDRVIVGSAVPAKGPITLPNYAELRAEYFLERRELGIINIGGAGEIIVDGQTFAINKLDCVFAGKGSKEVIFKSLDAANPAMYYLLSAPAHKEYPAALLKKEDATPVSIGSAETSNARTIYKYIHLDGIRSCQLVMGLTVLSTGSVWNTMPSHTHDRRMEMYFYFDVTPGQVVLHLMGEPQQTKHLVMKNNEAVISPPWSIHSGCGTANYSFIWGMAGENQVYSDMDPVAIDELK, encoded by the coding sequence ATGGAACAACGATATCATAACAGCGCAAAAGAGGTAAGTACCATGACAACTGCCGAACTGCGCGGTAACTTTTTAGTAGACAGCCTGATGAAGGCCGATGAAATTGAGTTTGTTTACAGCCATTACGATAGGGTAATTGTTGGTAGTGCGGTTCCGGCAAAGGGCCCCATTACTTTGCCAAATTATGCCGAATTGCGCGCCGAGTATTTTTTAGAGCGTCGCGAATTGGGTATCATTAACATTGGCGGTGCCGGCGAAATTATTGTTGACGGCCAAACATTCGCCATCAATAAACTGGATTGCGTTTTTGCGGGTAAGGGCTCAAAAGAAGTGATATTTAAAAGCCTTGATGCTGCCAACCCGGCCATGTACTATCTGTTATCGGCACCAGCGCATAAAGAATACCCTGCTGCTTTATTGAAAAAAGAAGATGCCACACCGGTAAGTATCGGCTCGGCCGAAACATCAAATGCACGTACCATTTATAAATACATCCATTTAGATGGTATTCGTAGCTGTCAACTGGTAATGGGTTTAACTGTTTTAAGTACGGGCAGCGTTTGGAACACCATGCCATCGCACACGCACGACCGCAGGATGGAAATGTACTTCTATTTTGATGTAACACCAGGCCAGGTAGTTTTACACCTGATGGGCGAACCGCAACAAACCAAGCATTTGGTAATGAAAAATAACGAAGCTGTTATTTCGCCGCCATGGTCAATCCACTCTGGTTGCGGCACGGCTAACTACTCGTTTATCTGGGGTATGGCCGGCGAGAACCAGGTTTACAGCGATATGGACCCCGTTGCCATTGACGAATTGAAATAA
- a CDS encoding ISAs1 family transposase, whose translation MTTSLHNHFRWIPDPRTGNNKKHNLLEVIILSVLAVLCGAESWYEMEEFGKEKEDFLKQLLPLENGIPSHDTINRVFMLIDSALFEQCFRAWTAELSRGLEESGLSGEKELIAIDGKSICNSACKHQGLGALHLVSAWSGRNQLVLGQQKVDDKSNEITAIPALLSLLNIKGAVVSIDAMGTQKAIAEQIVESQGDYILALKQNQETLYEQVINQFNFKEDSYSQHLDKGHGRAEIRDCKVIHELNWVDEKENWKGIKTIIKITSERIIGDSHSIQDRYYISSLRADAAYFNQAIRAHWGIENQLHWQLDVGFGEDYNTTRNKQTAQNLAVVRKIALNILKADKTSKASLKAKRKMAGWNHKFLLSLIAKTNS comes from the coding sequence ATGACGACTTCACTTCACAATCATTTTAGATGGATACCTGATCCTCGTACAGGTAATAATAAGAAACACAATTTACTGGAAGTTATCATTTTGTCGGTATTGGCCGTTCTATGTGGTGCAGAAAGCTGGTACGAGATGGAAGAATTCGGGAAGGAGAAAGAAGATTTTTTAAAGCAGTTGCTGCCTCTTGAAAACGGCATACCCAGTCATGACACGATCAACCGGGTTTTTATGCTGATCGATTCGGCGCTTTTTGAACAGTGTTTTCGTGCCTGGACAGCGGAACTTAGCCGGGGTCTTGAGGAGTCGGGCCTGTCTGGCGAAAAGGAGTTGATCGCTATCGATGGAAAGAGCATCTGTAACAGCGCCTGCAAACACCAGGGGTTGGGGGCCTTGCATTTGGTAAGCGCCTGGTCGGGTCGTAACCAGTTGGTACTGGGGCAACAAAAAGTGGATGACAAGAGCAATGAGATTACGGCGATCCCAGCATTGTTATCGCTATTGAACATCAAAGGGGCGGTAGTAAGCATCGACGCAATGGGTACACAGAAAGCGATTGCTGAACAGATTGTCGAAAGCCAGGGCGATTATATCCTTGCTTTGAAACAGAACCAGGAAACACTTTATGAACAGGTAATCAATCAGTTCAACTTTAAAGAAGACAGTTACAGCCAGCACCTGGATAAGGGCCACGGGCGGGCGGAGATCAGAGACTGCAAAGTCATTCATGAACTTAACTGGGTTGACGAAAAGGAAAATTGGAAGGGAATAAAGACCATCATCAAAATAACCTCGGAAAGGATAATAGGTGACAGCCACTCCATACAAGACCGCTACTATATCTCCAGCCTCCGTGCTGATGCTGCCTATTTTAACCAAGCCATCCGCGCACATTGGGGCATTGAGAACCAATTGCACTGGCAGTTGGATGTCGGATTTGGCGAAGATTACAATACCACACGGAACAAACAGACCGCCCAAAACCTTGCCGTAGTCAGAAAGATAGCCCTAAATATCCTAAAAGCCGACAAAACCAGTAAGGCCAGCCTGAAAGCAAAAAGAAAAATGGCCGGGTGGAACCATAAATTTCTTCTTTCATTAATCGCTAAAACAAATTCCTAA
- a CDS encoding Tex family protein — protein MISHFKKIASELSITEKQVSATIDLLDEGSTVPFISRYRKEMTSSLDEVQVAAIRDRMQQLRELDKRREAILKSLTELGKLTPQLEQAVNAAESMAILEDIYLPYRPKRKTRATAAREKGLQPLADIVLEQGRIDLDSEAAKYIDTEKGVNTLDEALAGARDIIAEHIAENAELRTHVRTLFLEKGDFQSKVIPGKEEEGIKYKDYFDWKEPVKSAPSHRILAMRRAEKEEILYLDVLPQEEEAIDIIENQFIKGNNACTGQVKLAIADGYKRLLKPSMETEVRLHTKKKADEEAIRVFAENMRQLLLGAPLGQKRVMAIDPGFRTGCKVVCLDEQGKLLENTNIYPHTGAGNLKDAEKTVTHLCAQFNIEAIAIGNGTAGRETETFVRALNLPDVVIVMVNEAGASVYSASDVAREEFPDKDVTVRGAVSIGRRLMDPLAELVKIDPKSIGVGQYQHDVDQNKLQIALDDTVISSVNAVGVELNTASKQILAYVSGLGPQLAQNIIEYRNLNGAFKKRSELRKVTRLGDKAFEQAAGFLRIRNADNPLDASGVHPERYALVEQMAQDINCKVKDLMQNEQLRKSIPLKKYVTEQVGLPTLNDIMAELAKPGRDPREQFEAFSFTEGVNAIGDLKIGMELPGIVTNITAFGAFVDIGVHQDGLVHLSQITNRYIKDPNEVLKVHQKVKVTVTEIDVNRKRIALSMKANEQRDAVKHPGGKFISKPKPEQAERRSPEKHRNEETDMLAKLAALKSKFR, from the coding sequence ATGATATCGCATTTTAAAAAAATAGCCTCCGAACTTTCCATTACCGAAAAACAAGTTAGCGCCACTATCGATTTACTTGACGAAGGTTCCACTGTGCCTTTTATATCGCGCTACCGCAAAGAAATGACCAGCAGCCTTGACGAGGTACAGGTTGCCGCCATACGCGACCGTATGCAGCAACTACGCGAGCTTGATAAACGGCGCGAAGCTATTTTAAAATCGTTGACAGAACTGGGTAAGTTAACACCTCAACTGGAGCAAGCTGTTAACGCTGCCGAAAGCATGGCTATTTTAGAGGATATTTACTTACCATACCGCCCTAAACGTAAAACCAGGGCAACAGCAGCCCGCGAAAAGGGTTTGCAGCCATTGGCCGACATCGTATTAGAACAAGGCCGCATAGACCTTGATAGCGAAGCAGCAAAATATATTGATACCGAAAAAGGAGTAAACACCTTAGATGAAGCCTTAGCAGGTGCGCGCGATATTATTGCCGAACACATAGCCGAGAATGCCGAACTGCGTACCCATGTACGTACCTTGTTTTTAGAAAAAGGTGATTTTCAATCGAAAGTTATTCCCGGTAAGGAAGAAGAGGGTATAAAATACAAGGATTATTTTGACTGGAAAGAGCCGGTTAAAAGTGCCCCATCTCACCGCATACTGGCTATGCGCCGTGCCGAAAAAGAAGAGATATTATACCTTGATGTACTACCGCAGGAAGAAGAAGCTATTGATATTATAGAAAACCAATTTATAAAAGGCAACAACGCCTGCACCGGCCAGGTTAAGTTGGCCATTGCCGATGGTTATAAACGCCTGCTTAAGCCGTCGATGGAAACCGAGGTTAGGTTGCATACCAAAAAGAAAGCCGACGAAGAAGCCATCAGGGTTTTTGCCGAGAACATGCGCCAGTTGTTATTGGGAGCCCCGCTTGGGCAAAAGCGTGTTATGGCTATAGACCCAGGCTTCCGTACAGGTTGCAAAGTGGTTTGTTTGGATGAGCAAGGCAAACTGTTAGAAAACACCAACATTTACCCCCATACCGGAGCCGGCAACTTAAAAGATGCCGAGAAAACAGTAACACACCTTTGCGCTCAGTTTAATATTGAGGCTATAGCCATAGGTAACGGCACGGCGGGCCGCGAAACTGAAACTTTTGTTAGGGCCTTAAACCTGCCGGATGTGGTAATTGTTATGGTGAACGAGGCCGGTGCATCGGTATATTCGGCATCGGATGTGGCACGGGAAGAATTTCCGGATAAGGATGTTACCGTGCGTGGCGCAGTGTCTATTGGCCGCAGGCTGATGGACCCTTTGGCCGAACTGGTGAAAATAGATCCTAAATCCATCGGAGTAGGCCAATACCAGCACGATGTGGATCAAAATAAATTACAAATTGCCCTTGATGATACCGTTATTAGTTCGGTAAATGCCGTTGGTGTTGAGCTAAATACTGCATCAAAACAAATATTGGCTTATGTATCGGGCCTGGGGCCGCAGCTTGCCCAAAACATTATTGAGTACCGCAATTTAAACGGAGCATTTAAAAAACGCAGCGAATTACGCAAGGTTACCCGCCTTGGCGATAAGGCGTTTGAACAGGCCGCCGGGTTTTTACGCATCCGGAATGCCGATAACCCACTTGATGCGAGCGGCGTGCACCCGGAAAGATACGCTTTGGTTGAACAAATGGCTCAGGATATAAACTGCAAAGTGAAAGACCTGATGCAGAACGAACAGCTACGCAAAAGTATACCATTAAAAAAGTATGTTACCGAGCAGGTTGGCTTGCCAACCCTTAATGATATTATGGCCGAGCTGGCCAAACCCGGCCGCGACCCACGCGAGCAGTTTGAAGCGTTTAGCTTTACCGAAGGCGTAAACGCCATTGGCGACCTTAAAATTGGCATGGAACTGCCCGGTATTGTTACCAACATTACCGCCTTTGGTGCCTTTGTTGATATAGGTGTACACCAGGATGGTTTGGTACACCTTAGCCAGATAACCAACCGCTATATTAAAGACCCTAACGAAGTATTAAAGGTACACCAAAAGGTAAAGGTTACCGTTACCGAGATAGATGTGAACCGGAAAAGAATAGCTTTATCAATGAAAGCTAACGAACAACGGGATGCCGTAAAACATCCCGGAGGTAAATTTATATCGAAACCTAAGCCCGAACAAGCAGAGCGGAGAAGCCCAGAAAAACACCGCAACGAAGAAACAGACATGCTGGCCAAATTAGCCGCATTAAAAAGTAAATTCAGGTAA
- a CDS encoding VOC family protein, with amino-acid sequence MQKISTFLWFDNNLEEAVEFYASVFKNSKIVSISKAPGDGGKAFAATFEIEGQEFLALNGGPGHPFTDAISLFVKCETQEEIDYYWDKLTADGGKAVACGWLKDKYGLSWQIVPNLVMSKLLGAPDRVKAQRVMHALVKMVKLDIAGLQAAYDEE; translated from the coding sequence ATGCAAAAGATAAGCACATTTTTATGGTTTGATAATAACCTTGAAGAAGCCGTTGAATTTTACGCCTCGGTTTTTAAAAACTCAAAAATTGTTAGTATTAGTAAAGCTCCTGGGGATGGTGGAAAGGCATTTGCAGCTACTTTTGAAATTGAAGGACAGGAGTTTTTGGCTCTTAATGGCGGCCCCGGCCATCCGTTTACTGATGCCATATCCCTGTTTGTAAAATGCGAAACGCAAGAGGAAATTGATTACTATTGGGATAAACTGACTGCCGACGGAGGTAAAGCAGTGGCCTGCGGCTGGCTTAAAGACAAATATGGCCTGTCGTGGCAGATAGTACCTAACCTGGTTATGTCAAAACTATTAGGTGCCCCCGACCGTGTAAAGGCACAACGCGTAATGCACGCCCTGGTGAAAATGGTAAAGCTGGATATTGCAGGTTTGCAAGCGGCTTATGATGAGGAGTAA